In one Deltaproteobacteria bacterium genomic region, the following are encoded:
- a CDS encoding ATP-binding cassette domain-containing protein encodes MIEVEGLTKYYGNLPALKDVTFRVQKGEILGFLGPNGAGKTTTMRILTCFIPASEGRVSVAGYDVWEDPVEVKKKIGYLPENVPLYTDIPVETYLLFVAEVKGVAKKERKGRIGEIMEHCGVTEVAHRYIGNLSKGYRQRVGIAQALVADPEVLVLDEPTLGLDPKQIVEIREMIKGLAGEKTVILSTHILPEVSMTCERVVIINEGRVVAEDRPENLTSQLQGSSKISLQVEGPKKKVISGLKGIPGVLKVEFKGGDAARVGSYLIESEKDIRRELAREVIDQGWGLLELRLMGISLEDVFVQLVTEEEK; translated from the coding sequence ATGATAGAAGTAGAGGGTCTGACCAAATATTACGGCAACTTGCCTGCGTTAAAGGATGTTACCTTTCGGGTGCAAAAGGGGGAGATCCTCGGTTTTTTGGGACCCAATGGGGCGGGTAAGACGACTACCATGAGGATTCTCACCTGTTTTATCCCTGCCTCTGAAGGCAGGGTCAGTGTGGCGGGGTATGATGTATGGGAAGATCCGGTGGAGGTAAAAAAGAAGATTGGCTACCTCCCGGAAAATGTCCCTCTTTATACCGATATACCGGTTGAGACCTATCTCTTATTCGTGGCCGAGGTGAAGGGGGTGGCCAAAAAGGAGAGGAAAGGGAGGATCGGGGAAATTATGGAGCATTGTGGCGTCACAGAGGTGGCCCATAGGTATATAGGCAACCTCTCCAAGGGTTATAGACAGAGGGTGGGTATCGCCCAAGCCTTGGTGGCCGACCCCGAGGTCTTGGTCTTGGATGAGCCAACTTTAGGTCTGGATCCCAAACAGATCGTGGAGATTCGGGAGATGATCAAGGGCCTTGCGGGGGAGAAGACGGTGATCCTCAGTACTCATATCCTGCCCGAGGTGAGCATGACCTGCGAGAGGGTGGTGATCATCAATGAGGGAAGGGTGGTAGCGGAGGATAGGCCGGAGAACCTCACCTCCCAACTCCAGGGATCTTCCAAGATCTCCCTGCAGGTGGAAGGGCCCAAGAAGAAGGTTATCTCGGGGCTGAAGGGGATCCCCGGTGTACTGAAGGTGGAGTTTAAGGGGGGGGACGCTGCCAGAGTGGGGAGTTATTTGATCGAAAGCGAAAAGGATATCAGGAGGGAGTTGGCAAGAGAGGTGATAGATCAGGGGTGGGGGTTGTTGGAACTCCGGCTGATGGGGATCAGCCTAGAGGATGTCTTTGTCCAACTAGTGACGGAGGAGGAGAAATGA
- a CDS encoding ABC transporter permease subunit, with protein MKRVWAVWKKELRSYFVSPIAYVVCTGFLVITGYFFYNNIIYYGILSLQAQSNPYMIEHLNVTEMVIYPIFVNASIVFIFLVPLLTMRLFSEEKKAGTIEFLLTYPVRDIEALLGKFGACLSIYLLILGLDFFHPLIVAAFGKPELGPLISGYLGLFLLGVAFISFGIFASSLTENQIVAAVITFGGILLFWGLGWSKDLVPTLLGDILAHLSLLNHLRSFAKGVIEVKGVVYYLSFSFFFLFLTMRSLESKRWRG; from the coding sequence ATGAAGAGGGTCTGGGCGGTGTGGAAAAAGGAGCTAAGGAGCTATTTTGTCTCCCCCATAGCCTATGTGGTCTGCACGGGTTTTTTGGTGATCACCGGCTATTTCTTTTACAACAATATCATCTACTATGGCATATTGAGCCTCCAAGCCCAGAGCAATCCCTATATGATCGAGCATCTAAACGTCACTGAGATGGTGATATACCCCATCTTTGTCAACGCCAGCATCGTGTTTATCTTTTTAGTGCCGCTTTTAACCATGCGTCTCTTCTCGGAGGAGAAGAAGGCGGGCACCATAGAGTTCCTTTTGACCTATCCTGTTCGAGACATTGAGGCCTTGCTGGGGAAGTTTGGGGCCTGTCTCTCCATCTATCTCCTTATCTTGGGCTTGGATTTCTTTCATCCCCTTATCGTTGCAGCCTTTGGCAAGCCTGAGTTGGGCCCCTTGATCTCAGGTTACCTGGGACTTTTTCTGCTGGGAGTGGCCTTCATCTCTTTTGGGATCTTTGCCTCTTCCCTTACCGAGAACCAGATTGTGGCGGCAGTGATCACCTTTGGGGGAATTCTCCTCTTTTGGGGGCTCGGATGGTCAAAGGACTTGGTGCCTACCCTTCTGGGGGATATCCTGGCCCATCTCTCCCTGTTGAATCATCTGCGGAGCTTCGCCAAAGGGGTGATAGAAGTCAAGGGGGTGGTATATTATTTGAGCTTTTCTTTCTTTTTCCTTTTTTTGACCATGCGGTCCTTAGAATCAAAGAGATGGAGGGGTTGA